One part of the Quercus lobata isolate SW786 chromosome 7, ValleyOak3.0 Primary Assembly, whole genome shotgun sequence genome encodes these proteins:
- the LOC115953582 gene encoding cytochrome P450 81E8-like has product MVAILLYLSLTLLIFLVAIKLIVKTRTTRPKHLPPSPPSLPIIGHLHIIKKPLHRTFHALSQKYGQIFSLKFGSQLVVIVSSPSAVEECFTKNDIALADRPPLLLGKHIAYNNTTLSQSSYGDHWRNLRRISTLEIFSSNRLNKFLGIRRDEMKHLLRNLSRNSCHGFAKVELQSMLSEMTFNTIMRMVAGKRYYRYGEDVKDEEEARQFRRILKESTRLGGASNPAEFVPILRWMDYGGLEKKLKSLSKRTDEILQALVDEQRRKEEEGNTMIDHLLSLQKSQPNYYTDQLIKGLILVLLLAGTDTSAVTLEWAMTNLLNHPNILKKARDEIDSQIGEEKLIEESDVSKLPFLQNIISETLRLYPATPLLVPHMSSADCTIEGYDVPSGTMLLVNAWAIHRDPKVWDDATSFKPERFENGEVEGHKLMPFGIGRRACPGAGLAQRTVSLTLGSLIQSFEWKRVTTKEVDINEGSGITMPKSMPLEAMCKARPIMHKFLSKSMDDV; this is encoded by the exons ATGGTAGCCATCTTACTATATTTGTCTCTCACTCTTCTCATATTTCTTGTTGCTATCAAGCTCATCGTCAAAACAAGAACTACTCGACCAAAACACCTCCCACCTAGCCCACCTTCTCTTCCAATTATAGGCCATCTCCATATCATTAAAAAACCACTCCACCGTACTTTCCATGCCCTCTCACAAAAATATGGTCAAATATTCTCACTCAAATTTGGTTCACAACTTGTGGTCATTGTGTCATCCCCATCAGCAGTTGAAGAATGCTTCACAAAGAATGACATAGCATTAGCCGACCGTCCTCCCCTCCTATTAGGCAAGCACATTGCCTACAACAACACCACCTTATCACAATCCTCATATGGCGATCACTGGCGCAACCTCCGCCGCATTAGTACCCTTGAAATCTTCTCAAGCAATCGCCTCAACAAGTTCTTAGGCATCCGAAGGGACGAGATGAAGCACTTGCTACGAAACCTATCACGCAATTCTTGCCACGGTTTCGCCAAGGTGGAGCTACAATCAATGCTCTCGGAGATGACATTTAATACCATAATGAGAATGGTGGCAGGGAAACGGTACTACAGGTACGGTGAGGACGTGAAGGACGAGGAAGAAGCGAGACAGTTTAGGCGGATATTAAAAGAGTCAACAAGGTTAGGAGGGGCATCAAATCCAGCGGAGTTTGTACCCATCTTGCGGTGGATGGATTATGGAGGTTTGgagaagaagttgaagagtctCTCCAAGAGGACGGATGAGATCTTGCAAGCACTTGTTGATGAGCAAAGGCGTAAGGAGGAAGAGGGTAACACTATGATCGaccatttgctttctttgcaAAAATCGCAGCCAAACTACTACACAGACCAACTCATCAAGGGGCTTATATTG GTATTGTTATTGGCTGGGACTGATACATCAGCAGTTACATTAGAGTGGGCAATGACTAATCTACTGAATCATCCTAATATATTGAAAAAAGCTAGAGATGAGATAGATAGTCAAATTGGAGAAGAGAAATTGATTGAGGAATCAGATGTTTCCAAATTACCCTTCCTTCAAAATATTATCTCAGAAACCCTTCGATTGTATCCAGCAACACCATTGTTAGTACCTCATATGTCCTCCGCTGATTGCACCATTGAAGGATATGATGTACCAAGTGGCACAATGTTATTGGTCAATGCATGGGCCATACATAGAGATCCTAAGGTATGGGATGATGCAACTAGTTTTAAGCCTGAGAGGTTTGAAAATGGTGAGGTTGAAGGACATAAGCTAATGCCATTTGGGATTGGGAGGAGGGCTTGTCCTGGGGCAGGCCTCGCCCAACGTACAGTGAGCCTAACTTTAGGTTCGTTGATTCAAAGTTTTGAGTGGAAAAGGGTTACTACAAAAGAAGTTGACATAAATGAAGGCAGCGGGATCACTATGCCTAAATCCATGCCATTGGAGGCCATGTGCAAAGCACGCCCAATCATGCATAAGTTTCTTTCTAAGTCGATGGATGATGTTTGA
- the LOC115953396 gene encoding magnesium-chelatase subunit ChlH, chloroplastic produces MASLVSSPFTLPTSKTDHLSSLSTKHYFLHSFLPKKPHQTNPSKSSILKVKCTAIGNGLFTQTSPEVRRIVPDNKQGLPTVKIVYVVLEAQYQSSLTAAVQALNQNQRNASFQVVGYLVEELRDESTYKAFCKDLEDANIFIGSLIFVEELALKVKDAVEKERERLDAVLVFPSMPEVMRLNKLGSFSMSQLGQSKSPFFQLFKRKKQSAGFAESMLKLVRTLPKVLKYLPSDKAQDARLYILSLQFWLGGSPDNLQNFLKMISGSYVPALKGIKIEYSDPVLYLDSGVWHPLAPCMYGDVKEYLNWYDTRKDANEKLKGPNAPIVGLILQRSHIVTGDESHYVAVIMELEAKGAKVIPIFAGGLDFSGPVERYLIDPITKKPFVHSVISLTGFALVGGPARQDHPRAIEALRKLDVPYIVALPLVFQTTEEWLNSTLGLHPIQVALQVALPELDGGMEPIVFAGRDPRTGKSHALHKRVEQLCTRAIRWGELKRKSKAEKKLAITVFSFPPDKGNVGTAAYLNVFSSIYSVLKELHRDGYNVEGLPETSEALIEDVIHDKEAQFSSPNLNIAYKMGVREYQSLTPYATALEENWGKPPGNLNSDGESLLVYGKQYGNVFIGVQPTFGYEGDPMRLLFSKSASPHHGFAAYYSFVEKIFKADAVLHFGTHGSLEFMPGKQVGMSDVCYPDSLIGNIPNVYYYAANNPSEATIAKRRSYANTISYLTPPAENAGLYKGLKQLSELISSYQSLKDTGRGPQIVNSIISTAKQCNLDKDVKLPDEGEAISANERDLVVGKVYSKIMEIESRLLPCGLHVIGEPPSAMEAVATLVNIAALNRPEDGISSLPDILAETVGRDIEEVYRGSDKGILKDVELLRQITEASRGAITSFVEQTTNKKGQVVDVADKLSSILGFGINEPWVQYLSNTKFYRANREKLRTLFQFLGECLKLVVADNELGSLKQALEGKYVLPGPGGDPIRNPKVLPTGKNIHALDPQSIPTTAAMQSAKIVVERLIERQKADNGGKYPETVALVLWGTDNIKTYGESLAQVLWMVGVMPIADSLGRVNRVEPVSLEELGRPRIDVVVNCSGVFRDLFINQMNLLDRAVKMVAELDEPEDQNYVRKHALEQAKTLGIGVREAATRVFSNASGSYSSNINLAVENSSWNDEKQLQDMYLSRKSFAFDSDAPGVGMTEKRKVFEMALSTADATFQNLDSSEISLTDVSHYFDSDPTNLVQNLRKDGKKPSAYVADTTTANAQVRTLSETVRLDARTKLLNPKWYEGMMASGYEGVREIEKRLTNTVGWSATSGQVDNWVYEEANSTFIQDEDMLNRLMSKNPNSFRKLVQTFLEANGRGYWETSEQNIERLRQLYSEVEDKIEGIDR; encoded by the exons ATGGCTTCTTTAGTATCTTCACCATTTACGTTACCAACCTCCAAAACTGACcacctttcttctctctctacaaAGCATTACTTTCTTCACTCTTTCCTCCCCAAGAAACCCCACCAAACCAACCCATCAAAGTCCTccattttaaaagtaaaatgtaCTGCAATTGGCAATGGCCTATTCACGCAAACCAGCCCAGAAGTTCGTAGAATTGTCCCAGACAACAAACAGGGCCTCCCTACAGTCAAAATTGTCTATGTAGTCTTAGAAGCACAATACCAATCATCACTCACAGCCGCAGTCCAGGCTCTCAACCAAAACCAGAGGAACGCTTCCTTTCAAGTTGTTGGTTACTTGGTTGAAGAGCTTCGTGATGAATCAACATATAAAGCCTTCTGTAAAGACCTTGAGGATGCCAATATCTTTATTGggtctttgatttttgttgagGAGCTTGCTTTGAAGGTTAAGGATGCCGtggagaaagaaagggaaagacTTGATGCAGTGTTGGTGTTTCCTTCAATGCCTGAGGTAATGAGACTCAACAAGCTGGGGTCTTTCAGTATGTCACAGCTGGGACAGTCAAAGAGCCCCTTTTTCCAGCTCTTTAAGAGGAAGAAGCAGTCTGCTGGGTTTGCAGAGAGTATGTTAAAGCTTGTAAGGACTTTGCCTAAGGTTTTGAAATATTTGCCTAGTGATAAGGCTCAGGATGCTAGGCTTTATATACTTAGTTTGCAGTTTTGGCTAGGAGGCTCACCTGATAACCTgcaaaatttcttgaaaatgaTTTCTGGGTCTTATGTGCCTGCCCTGAAGGGGATCAAGATTGAGTATTCGGACCCGGTTTTATATTTGGATAGTGGGGTTTGGCATCCTTTGGCTCCTTGTATGTATGGGGATGTGAAGGAGTATTTGAATTGGTATGATACTAGAAAGGATGCTAATGAGAAGCTTAAGGGTCCAAATGCACCAATTGTTGGTCTGATTTTGCAGAGAAGTCACATTGTTACTGGGGATGAGAGTCACTATGTGGCTGTGATTATGGAATTGGAGGCAAAAGGGGCTAAAGTGATTCCAATTTTCGCTGGTGGGCTTGACTTTTCAGGGCCTGTGGAGAGGTATTTGATTGATCCAATCACGAAGAAGCCGTTTGTGCATTCAGTGATATCACTTACTGGTTTTGCACTTGTCGGGGGGCCAGCCAGGCAGGATCATCCCAGGGCTATTGAGGCATTGAGGAAGCTTGATGTGCCTTATATTGTTGCATTGCCTCTGGTATTTCAGACAACTGAGGAATGGTTGAATAGTACCTTGGGGCTTCACCCAATTCAAGTAGCTTTGCAAGTTGCTCTGCCAGAGCTAGATGGAGGCATGGAGCCCATTGTTTTTGCCGGTCGGGATCCTAGAACAG GAAAATCACATGCTCTTCACAAGAGGGTGGAGCAACTTTGTACTAGAGCAATCAGATGGGGTGAATTGAAGAGGAAATCAAAG GCAGAGAAGAAGCTAGCAATCACAGTCTTCAGTTTCCCTCCTGACAAAGGAAATGTTGGAACAGCAGCCTACCTTAATGTCTTTTCGTCCATCTACTCAGTTCTAAAAGAACTCCACAGGGATGGTTACAATGTTGAGGGCCTACCTGAGACTTCAGAAGCCTTAATTGAAGATGTAATTCATGACAAAGAAGCTCAATTCAGCAGTCCAAATCTGAACATTGCTTACAAAATGGGCGTCCGTGAATACCAAAGCTTAACTCCCTATGCCACAGCATTGGAGGAAAACTGGGGAAAACCTCCTGGGAATCTAAACTCTGATGGAGAGAGTCTATTGGTATATGGTAAACAGTATGGTAATGTATTCATTGGGGTTCAGCCCACATTTGGCTATGAGGGTGACCCAATGCGGCTGTTGTTCTCCAAATCAGCTAGCCCACATCATGGCTTTGCAGCATATTACtcttttgttgagaaaattttcaaagcTGATGCTGTTCTTCACTTTGGCACTCATGGATCacttgaattcatgcctggaAAACAGGTTGGAATGAGTGATGTCTGCTACCCTGACAGTCTGATTGGGAATATTCCCAATGTCTATTACTATGCAGCTAATAACCCATCTGAAGCAACAATAGCAAAGCGCCGGAGCTATGCCAATACCATCAGCTATCTGACTCCCCCAGCAGAAAATGCTGGGCTATACAAGGGGCTTAAGCAGTTAAGTGAGCTCATCTCCTCATATCAATCCCTTAAAGACACTGGCCGTGGGCCACAAATTGTGAACTCTATCATCAGCACAGCTAAACAATGTAATCTTGACAAGGATGTGAAACTCCCTGATGAGGGAGAGGCAATCTCAGCAAATGAAAGAGATCTTGTGGTTGGAAAGGTATATTCCAAGATCATGGAGATTGAATCCCGCCTTTTGCCTTGTGGGCTCCATGTCATTGGTGAGCCTCCATCAGCCATGGAAGCAGTGGCAACTCTGGTTAACATTGCTGCGCTAAACCGTCCTGAAGATGGAATTTCATCACTCCCAGATATACTAGCTGAGACTGTAGGAAGAGATATAGAGGAAGTCTATAGAGGGAGTGACAAAGGAATTTTGAAGGATGTAGAGCTTCTTCGGCAAATAACTGAGGCATCACGTGGAGCTATTACTTCCTTTGTTGAGCAAACAACCAATAAGAAGGGCCAAGTTGTTGATGTAGCTGATAAACTGAGTTCAATCCTTGGGTTTGGTATAAATGAACCATGGGTTCAGTACTTGtctaacacaaaattttacagGGCCAATAGGGAAAAACTTAGAACATTGTTTCAGTTTTTAGGAGAGTGTTTGAAGCTGGTTGTGGCTGATAATGAGTTGGGGAGTTTGAAACAAGCATTAGAGGGAAAATATGTGCTTCCAGGGCCTGGTGGTGATCCAATTAGAAACCCAAAAGTATTGCCAACAGGAAAGAATATTCATGCACTTGATCCACAATCTATTCCCACAACAGCAGCAATGCAGAGTGCAAAAATCGTGGTGGAGAGGTTGATAGAGAGGCAGAAGGCTGACAACGGGGGAAAGTATCCTGAGACAGTAGCACTTGTATTGTGGGGAACAGATAATATTAAGACCTATGGTGAGTCCTTGGCTCAGGTCTTGTGGATGGTTGGTGTGATGCCAATTGCTGATTCATTAGGTCGAGTGAACCGGGTGGAGCCAGTGAGCCTTGAAGAGCTTGGAAGGCCTAGGATTGATGTCGTTGTTAATTGCTCTGGAGTGTTCAGAGATCTCTTTATCAATCAG aTGAATCTCCTGGACCGGGCAGTAAAGATGGTAGCTGAACTAGATGAGCCAGAAGACCAAAACTATGTCAGGAAGCACGCTCTAGAACAAGCCAAAACCCTTGGGATTGGTGTTCGGGAAGCTGCAACTCGGGTTTTCTCCAATGCCTCAGGGTCCTACTCCTCGAACATAAATCTTGCTGTGGAGAATTCTTCGTGGAATGACGAGAAGCAGCTTCAAGACATGTACTTGAGCCGAAAGTCTTTTGCTTTTGATAGTGATGCCCCTGGTGTAGGCATGActgagaaaagaaaagtttttgagATGGCTCTAAGCACAGCTGATGCCACATTCCAAAACCTTGATTCTTCAGAGATCTCACTCACTGATGTGAGTCACTACTTTGACTCAGACCCAACTAATCTAGTACAGAACCTGAGGAAGGATGGGAAGAAGCCTAGTGCATATGTTGCAGACACCACCACAGCTAATGCTCAG GTACGGACCCTTTCTGAGACTGTGCGTCTTGATGCGCGAACAAAGTTGTTGAACCCCAAGTGGTATGAAGGAATGATGGCTAGTGGATACGAGGGTGTTCGTGAAATTGAGAAAAGGCTTACTAATACAGTTGGGTGGAGTGCAACTTCTGGCCAAGTTGATAATTGGGTGTATGAAGAGGCCAACTCAACTTTCATTCAGGATGAGGATATGTTGAACAGGCTAATGagcaaaaatccaaattccTTCAGGAAGTTGGTTCAAACTTTCTTGGAGGCCAATGGACGTGGGTACTGGGAGACCTCTGAACAGAATATTGAAAGATTAAGGCAGTTGTACTCAGAAGTTGAAGACAAGATTGAAGGGATTGATAGGTGA